The Arabidopsis thaliana chromosome 5, partial sequence genomic interval TCATATCAGGGGGGTAAAAATGAAATAGTTTGAATAATAAACCTAGGTTAAGGTATATTCCCACCTCTGCCTCCCCATGCACCAATACATCAATCCCAAGTTCTTCCTGAAGCTTGATTACCTTTTCATATTCCTCTTTGATAGTCTGGACATAGTCAACTTCTGATATCCTGCAAATGCAGCGTATACATCAGTATTTATATAATGATATGTTAGAATATTTCAGATACATCACTGGATTAGATAGGCCTACTTTTTGGCCTTGAATTCCCTGCGTATCCGTCTGAGATCTGTGGTCTGAGGAAAAGATCCAATTGTAGTTGTTGGAAGAGCAGGAAGGTTAAGCTTCTTCTGCTGGGCTTGTAGCCTAACACTTACTTCTGTTGAACGGTGGTGATCAGATTTCTTTACTGCATCAACCTGAGTAAGAAAGTAATTAAAGATACAAGTCCAGGATACAAAGAGCAATTTGTTAGAAAACCCCTTACATCCTGCTGTACAGCTGCATTTGTCACCCTTGGCGATGATCTTCTAGAAGCTTGACGCATGgaattagaagaaaacaatgcCTACAAAAGGACCAAGACAATACAAAGCCTAAGGTTAACTACTTCTGATATCAAATAAAAGCAAAGTCCAGCAATGATCCATGAGATCAGGTAAAGGTACAGTATATGAGATATAAATTCATTGGGCATCGATGTAGTTGCAGTCATTGGGACATATGTTTAAAGCCGATCACTTCAACCGTGGGAAAAGTTATAAGTCAAAGAGTCAAAGACAACTAGAAACGCAAAGCCTTTCCAATATTAAAAAACCTCAGAAGTACTACATAATGTAATAAGCAAAAGATGTACCTCATCCTTAGCTCCAGAGAATGATTTGGCAAGTGCATTCACTTCAACGACCTTTTGTGCAGCAAATGCAAGCCAAGATTTTAGTTCTTTATCaagtttcatttcattcaCTAAGTCCACAGCAGTATGGAGTAGAGAGCAAGAAGTAGAAACCACAACTTTTTctgcaaagagaagagaaaggttTACATCAATCTGAAGCTAGATAGGAAAAAGAAGTGAAAGCAATCAACTGAAACTTTGTTTACTGACACCTTTTCCAACAATGTCTTCAAGAGTCTGTAGTGTCTTGAGTGACGCAGAAAGATCATTCGCCCAAATGTTCCTTCCATCAACAACTCCAGCAAATAGTAGCTTCCCACGAGGAAAATTCATCTTGATTAAATCAAGAGTCTCCAATCCACGAACGAGGTCAAATCCAAACCCAGTAACACATTTCAAAGACATCAATGTCTTGTACGCTTCAGCAGGAACATCTGCAAAGTATGTGGCAATAAGAACATTCAAGCCTGCCAAAGATGACTCCATGTGAGAGTACGCATCGGAAAATGCCTGCAATTGGCTGGTGTCAAGATCCATCACAAGTATAGGCTCATCGAACTGAATCCATCGTGCACCAGCAGACTTGAGATCAGCCAAAACTTCTCTGCCAAAATAAATGCCACATAAACCAGTTATGGTTTCGAGCACTATCCAAATGAAATTGtatcttttgaatttattttggtCTAGCTAATTTCTAAAAGCGTCACAGTTGGCgtaatattattcttacttGTAGACAGGAAGAATCTTGTCAATCAGAGAAAGAAGGCAGAATGATTTTTCAACACCCTTTGCTGGTTTTGACAGGAGCAAGTAGGTCATGGGACCAATGAGCACAGGAACTGTGTCTATGCCAAGCTGTGCCATGAACAGCCAAAAACACAGCTGTGAATAAGAACCTTGGGATAAAAAGAGGAAAGCTGAAGAGAATAGCAATACCATCAATTATCTATATGCCAGTATCAGCTCAACTAAAAGTTATTCCGAGAAACTAAGTGAAAAGGGTTCCAGTCGTCAACTTACTGCTTTCGCCTCCTTAAATTCAACCACAGCCTTGTGAGATGCATAGGAGAAATTGACGTCAGGACCCAACTCAGGAACAATGTAATGGCTGTTAGAGCATTTATTAGCAATAATAACTGAGAAAGAAACTTAACAAAGagggaagaaagaagattcaGTTACTTACTAGTTGGTATCAAACCACTTGGTCATTTCCATAGCATGAGCAGAAGCATTTCCCCGTGCCATGGAGAAGTAAACATCAAACCCAATCTCACCACTTTCCCAACCATATCTAGAGGGAACAGCACCAAGCATCGCTGTGGTATCCAACATCTGATCATAGTATGAAAAAGTATTGCTGGGAATATATTTGATTCCAGCATGAGCCATATGTTTCCAAATCGATTTTCTCAGATTAGCAGCAACATTTTGCAAATCATCAACATTGGTTTTCCCATCCCAGAAGGACTCCAATGCAAACTTAAGCTCTCTCTTCGGTCCAATACGAGGATACCCAACGATGTGGGATGACATTgctctattttgttttcacaaaCAACAACAGGATTAGTGGAAAATTCATGAATCTAACAAATAATACAACACAGCATCAATACATTTTTCGAATGCTTATGCAAATTGCAAATGGAGGATGAAAAACAACCTATGGTACAAAATCGATACTGCAAACAAACAAGAGAAACCATAACAGGATTAGGTTGAATAGTGAAACCATAACGAAAGTAAATAGAGTTGCAAATACACCAACAAGAGAGATAGAATCATCCGAGggaaatagaagaaaacctGGCGACGTAGAATCGGGGGCGGCGAGAGGCGGTTGCGCAAGGGAGGGACGGAGTAGCTGAAGACGGTGGCGGGAGAGAAGGAGGGCGTCTTGGAAGCGAAGCTAACGGCTGGAGTCTCTGAAGAGCGAGCTGACCCATTTTTATAGCTTTGGTTTCAAACTGAGCTCCTATTTCTGTTCACTATCCGGGGAAAGAGGAGACTCTCTACTATTTCATTTCGTTTCCCAGGTTTTAATTAAggtaaaccaaaccgaaaattcgtaaaccaaaccgaaaatgaatgtttaatcaaattgttgatattttctgttatttgGCTTATGCAAAGTATTTTTCTCATCAAGGGATATGcatattattacaaaaaagtAGAACCTTATTACAAAAACTACATTTCGCACCATATATAGTATTTGGGTTTCGTGTAACTAACTCAGCAAACACAAAACTTGTCAAAAGTTTTACAGTCACAACAGTGCAGAGCAAAATCACTTGGGGCTTTGTGGAGAAGCTGGAGAGTTTTAGTGAGTACAAGAACATCCagcctcttctttcttctctcccgTCTCATAGGCTGACTTATAGCTTTGGTCCCATGTATCAGTCGGTAGGGTGGCTTCTGCGTGAGGTATGTGCTTCGGATGTTTCTCTCTCTTGTCTCCTTTGATCTGCTTCAGTGCGTGTTTCAATGCAGGTAACAGAGCCTCCATACACTCGGCCACTGCGTTTGGGTTTCCAGGCATGTTGATTATCTGGGGAAACCAAAAACATGGAAACGTGAGTGATGATGGCAACTTAGATATTATACTAATGTGAAGTTAGAGATTTGTACCAATGTTGAGCCTCTAATTCCTGCCGCAGAGCGCGAGAGCATCGCAAATGGAGTGATCTGTCACAGAGAAAAAAGGACACGGAATCAGATGACTGCTCACCACCATTCTTTTCCATTATGAAGAAAAGCAACAATGTTCAATCCAGGTCTGGTTATTCAGTTTTAGAAAATAGTGACCTAATTTGGTTTCAGGATTTTGCAtattagagaaagaagaactATTCTGACTGTATTGAAGCTCAATTTTTTGAATTGGATGGGTTTGGTTTATAAGATTAAATATCAGTAGAGTTAAGAGGTAAGTAATAAACCTTTAAGCTCTCTTGCATCATAACAAAGAGGAGACCGGGTGTTTCTCTCTCGATCACCTTTTTCGTTGCTTCAGGTGTTACATCTCTTGGAGTGAAGCCAGTACCACCTAATTCCAAGATGTTAACTATATCAAAAATATGCTTcaaatacaacaacaaatcaacaataagTAACTAAATGTTTGTATACCAAGTGTAAGAATGAGATCCATTTCGTCAACATCGCTCCATTTCTGAAGAATGTCTTTTATTCTTTCCACTTCATCGGGGACAACAGCTGTTGCAACTACCTTAGCTCCCCCCAGTTTTTCAGACGAGGAATCAACTACTGACACAGCTCTGGGCCCACTACACCAGCATAAGAAATTCAAACAAGAAATGATCATAAAACCAATGgataaataattgataagACCAAAACTTTCACACAAATTTGAAGtgaatacaaacaaaaaactatcTGGAGAGGGTTTGGGCATTTAACATGAAGAATGGCATGGAGATGAGATTTTGCTTAAAGATGTAGCAAAGCACTGTGATGCTTTCCTGTCTCACTATGACAGGGAGCAATATAACTGTGCAGTTTTACTATGGCATCGAATTTGTGACCTCACCAGAATAACGAACTGGAGAGGTGTATCTAGATGCACTCTTTTTAATCGACCAAAATGAAGTAAGTCTTGTAAGAAGTTTCGGTTCCAGAGTTTTCACTCACTGAATTTAACTCGGGATGAGGAGATATCAACTctacattattaatatttgcaTCCATTTTGCCACATTATAAGAAAATCGAGAAGGTGAATCTAGACgtttttttactataaattCATGTTCTAGCTCATTCCTCATCAAATAGTCAGTCAGTAACAGGTCTTCTAAACAGACAGAAAACTTTTTACCCACAAGCATAAACTTAATATACCCATCAACTAGCCACTTCCGCAATTATCAGAAGCTAAGACATATGTGACAAATATGTTTAAGACCATCAAAACCAATGTATTCCAggacaaagaaaaactcagTGTTGCCATTTCCGAATCATCTTCTTACAGTGGTTATGCAGTCTTAAGGTTGTAAAGATGCAAAGTGTGTATATCTTCAACATTCTTACATAACTCAATTCATCCAGATTTGCAACGGGACAATCAATAAAGTTTAACAGTAATCATACCTTCGATCAGGTCCAGCCCCAGCTGAGACAGTATCACTGACGGTAAGAATAGCCACTTTATACTCAGGCCCAGGTACTTCATCgtacttcttttctttccgAATAGAGCCTGGTTCTGATAATGAGGCTTTCTTGTCTATTGAAAAGGCACTAATATCAGAAACAATTATAGCTGATACAGAACTTCCAGCAGAAAGCACATTTCCCGTAGCAGGCAACTCCAACAAAGCATTAGCCGACCTCATACTTAAAAGCCTACTGCTCATCTGATGTCCAGTGCTCTCAGCAACAAATCTGACAAACAGGTATATCTTATTAGCCCATTTAAGATAGTAATGCATACTAGAACTTCCAAGAAAATCTAGGAAGATCCAGCTAAGTTTTTGACTCACAAGAAGACATAATTATGAACAGGCTCACCCGGGAGTCCCTGATCCATCGTTGTCTTTCCATTTGATTATGGCCCGATGAAACTCGGGGCGGATGGGATCAGACTTGATGGGCTCCTGAAGTCGAAGTCGCACTCTGAGCAGAGATTAGACTGTAATCTACCCTTTTCTCGACGATCATTTTAGAATGAATTCATATAGAGAAACAAGTATAATGAAAAACTTCAGTTACCTCAGTGGATGGGGGCTTGTCCATCCTGCAAGCTGGCGGATTGTAGGCACAACAAAGATattgaaacaaaccaaacagcTCACAGGATTTCCAGGTAATCCAAATGCAAGGACTGTTTTCCCCAGCATACTTTCAGTTGGTTTTGCTCTAATCTCGGCGAAGGTCAAAGGTTTCCCGGGTTTCATCAATACCtgcaaaaaaactaaaatatgaaaacttcTCGGTTCATTCTATATAGCAAACTAAACATAGTCAACTTACTGAGCTTAGTTGAGAAACTAAACAGTAGAGTCCCGTAAAAAGAATTTTCAGAAAACATAGTAGCCAACTCTTCCGCTTtaaagcagagaaagaaaaagtgcAGGGAGAAAACTTCTACTGCTTATTTACCTTGCTGAAATATACTTTCCCTTTCTCTTCGAGTAATGGCTTGACGAAATCCCTGTCTCCCATTGAAACACCACCAGAagttaaaataatatcaactCCAGAGGATACGGCCTCGTCCAAAACCTTCTCAAGTTCTTTTCTATCATCTCTAACAATTCCAAGGTCAACAACTTTGCATTGCTGCTGCATCACTGCTGCCACTAACATTGCTCGATTTGAGTCCCTAATCTGCAGAGAGCTCATTATTAAGCCTCTAAAGATATTATAAGGTTCAATACCTATTTGCAATTATTACACAGGTATAACTTTCATATGCATCAGGAATCTTAGTTCTACATAATACCTGCCCACGACCTAAAGTCCCAGCTGTCGGCTCCACAAGTTCATCTCCAGTAGAGAGAATAGCAACTATTGGCATAGGATATACCTACaggaaagttttttttcaacaCTTTTTTTGGACTTATCTTCTAGTAACTCtgctaaaataaaaatgatatacaGCAATACCTTCACCATGGTTACTCCTGCGGTTGCTAGCAAGCCGATTTCTGAGGCACCAATTCTTTCTCCAGTTGTTAGTACAGTTGCATCTTTCTCAATATCACAACCCTAGCATATAAATTGTCAAACAATAATGAACATATGACGATTGTATCTCCTCCAAACAGCTGAAAAAGCTGCTTTTCATCACCTACTTAGATTTGATGGTTAATACGAGAGAAACATGCTTTATCTATCCCCAGGTCTTCTAGCGGTGACCTCATGCATGCTTATTCTTAGTCCCACAAGAGTCTTTTCTCTAAGAAACATTGCAAACACAAACCtagataataacaaaaaacagGATGCTGTCCGACAATTCAAGTACATATCCAAAACTAGCCCACCATCTTCCATTTGTTCCAATAACTTACCCATCAAACGACACAgtaattcaatttatttaacaaatcGGTTAGGCATACTCCTAAAAAAATGGTCTTAGATCAACAAATGGCGTtacatataaaagaaaagtacGAGATTTCAACTATTTAGCAAACAGTAAGAGatataagaaatcaaagatatCAAGTACAACACTGGTTACATAAacgagaaaagaagaaagcataCCACTCTACGGATATCGGTGCCTTTCTTGGTTTGAATCAGtatttttactctttttgATTCAGTTGAGACGTCTCCAATTACTTTAGTGTCCTCAACTTGGACAACTGCGTCCGCACCATCAGGTATAGGTCCTAAAGGAGAAACataccaaagaaaacaataggttgaaatcaaagaaacatataCGTTCAGACACTTCTCCATGCATATACACTACCAAATGGAAAAATAGTAAGTAGTGAACAAGAACAGAAAATTAGAAGCACTTTCATATACTCTAAAATGCAGGCACAAAGTTTTCAAGTCATCAAATGCAATATACTCACCACCAGTTGTCACATAAGCCACAGTTCCAGGAGTAACAGTCACACCCAAACCATCATTCCCAGCTCTTGATTCAGTAATCACCGGATATTCTCCAGGACCATCTGAAGCAACAACTGCGTACCCATCCTAAACAACGATAATGTCAAgttattaatcaaatattcGCTGTTGTAATCATCACCAGATTAAATTGATCCTATTAGTAACCTTGACGGAAGCAGGATATGGAGGTAAAGGATCAGGAGCTCGAATATCTTCCGCCAACACTTTCCCAAGTGCTTCATACAGCGATACGATTACCGGAGGCAGACGCTTAGAGACGCCGAATACTATTCTCAGAGCTTCCTCCGTCGGTATCATCTCCGTCTTtccgccgccgccgccacAACAACCTTGACCTTCCATTTATTTCCGTCGCTGATTGATAGAGAGAGACGATGGCCTTGTTTAGCAATCGGATTAGATATGACCCTATTAGATTGTCAATGGTCAATTAACTTCGACGTCCACCAGCGACAAGCGTTGACgaacaaaaacattcaaaaataattttaataataaaaatataattttacttgTTATTGTATAATcagaaataattatatatctactataaatatattttacatatatatttaatacattGATTCTTATAATAATTagcttttcaatttcaaaactaaactaaaaatataaaaaaaatgatttaaaacttttagatataaaaatttaaaattaaaaccagAAAATTTTTATTAGCAACAATTAAGTAAGGGAacggaatttttttttgtattatcaattaaaaaaattaactttttatttttattaaaaaataaattattacaATTATACTCAATACACATGACTATATGAATTTCATATGAAAGTAATATGAAAAAACTGAGTATATaactttttagtttaaattaaaaagttaataattttaattgataatataagaaaaaaactaactattgattaaaaatatgtaacaattaaaaaaattaacttcttaaaaaaactaactattaATATTAATGAATAGTTCATAtcttaaaaaatgtttattctcttaatttagttttgaaattgaaaaaaactaactatATTGTAagaattaatttattaaatctatatacaaaatatatttatattggatataaaatgtgttttattttcttatacagtatcaaataaaaataatgtttttaatattaaaagttagttttgaatattttgtttgctaACGCCGGAGTTAGTCGATCagttatttatgatatatgttTTAACCTGAGATTATAtgtttatgatattgatgacATGATACCATATACTTCGTATATGTTGTCACGCAATCCATATACGTATGTAACTAGATGTCCTTTAGTTTACTTGG includes:
- the MS3 gene encoding methionine synthase 3 (methionine synthase 3 (MS3); FUNCTIONS IN: 5-methyltetrahydropteroyltriglutamate-homocysteine S-methyltransferase activity, methionine synthase activity; INVOLVED IN: cellular amino acid biosynthetic process, methionine biosynthetic process; LOCATED IN: cytosol, chloroplast; EXPRESSED IN: 24 plant structures; EXPRESSED DURING: 14 growth stages; CONTAINS InterPro DOMAIN/s: Cobalamin (vitamin B12)-independent methionine synthase MetE, N-terminal (InterPro:IPR013215), Methionine synthase, vitamin-B12 independent (InterPro:IPR002629), 5-methyltetrahydropteroyltriglutamate--homocysteine S-methyltransferase (InterPro:IPR006276); BEST Arabidopsis thaliana protein match is: Cobalamin-independent synthase family protein (TAIR:AT5G17920.2); Has 4531 Blast hits to 4521 proteins in 1682 species: Archae - 195; Bacteria - 3241; Metazoa - 18; Fungi - 208; Plants - 251; Viruses - 2; Other Eukaryotes - 616 (source: NCBI BLink).), which produces MGQLALQRLQPLASLPRRPPSLPPPSSATPSLPCATASRRPRFYVARAMSSHIVGYPRIGPKRELKFALESFWDGKTNVDDLQNVAANLRKSIWKHMAHAGIKYIPSNTFSYYDQMLDTTAMLGAVPSRYGWESGEIGFDVYFSMARGNASAHAMEMTKWFDTNYHYIVPELGPDVNFSYASHKAVVEFKEAKALGIDTVPVLIGPMTYLLLSKPAKGVEKSFCLLSLIDKILPVYKEVLADLKSAGARWIQFDEPILVMDLDTSQLQAFSDAYSHMESSLAGLNVLIATYFADVPAEAYKTLMSLKCVTGFGFDLVRGLETLDLIKMNFPRGKLLFAGVVDGRNIWANDLSASLKTLQTLEDIVGKEKVVVSTSCSLLHTAVDLVNEMKLDKELKSWLAFAAQKVVEVNALAKSFSGAKDEALFSSNSMRQASRRSSPRVTNAAVQQDVDAVKKSDHHRSTEVSVRLQAQQKKLNLPALPTTTIGSFPQTTDLRRIRREFKAKKISEVDYVQTIKEEYEKVIKLQEELGIDVLVHGEAERNDMVEFFGEQLSGFAFTSNGWVQSYGSRCVKPPIIYGDITRPKAMTVFWSSMAQKMTQRPMKGMLTGPVTILNWSFVRNDQPRHETCFQIALAIKDEVEDLEKAGVTVIQIDEAALREGLPLRKSEQKFYLDWAVHAFRITNSGVQDSTQIHTHMCYSNFNDIIHSIIDMDADVITIENSRSDEKLLSVFHEGVKYGAGIGPGVYDIHSPRIPSTEEIAERINKMLAVLDSKVLWVNPDCGLKTRNYSEVKSALSNMVAAAKLIRSQLNKS
- the B73 gene encoding molybdopterin biosynthesis CNX1 protein / molybdenum cofactor biosynthesis enzyme CNX1 (CNX1) (B73; CONTAINS InterPro DOMAIN/s: Molybdenum cofactor biosynthesis, conserved site (InterPro:IPR008284), Molybdenum cofactor synthesis (InterPro:IPR020817), MoeA, N-terminal and linker domain (InterPro:IPR005110), MoeA, C-terminal, domain IV (InterPro:IPR005111), Molybdopterin binding (InterPro:IPR001453); Has 13106 Blast hits to 12710 proteins in 1951 species: Archae - 648; Bacteria - 8919; Metazoa - 385; Fungi - 192; Plants - 74; Viruses - 0; Other Eukaryotes - 2888 (source: NCBI BLink).), whose translation is MEGQGCCGGGGGKTEMIPTEEALRIVFGVSKRLPPVIVSLYEALGKVLAEDIRAPDPLPPYPASVKDGYAVVASDGPGEYPVITESRAGNDGLGVTVTPGTVAYVTTGGPIPDGADAVVQVEDTKVIGDVSTESKRVKILIQTKKGTDIRRVGCDIEKDATVLTTGERIGASEIGLLATAGVTMVKVYPMPIVAILSTGDELVEPTAGTLGRGQIRDSNRAMLVAAVMQQQCKVVDLGIVRDDRKELEKVLDEAVSSGVDIILTSGGVSMGDRDFVKPLLEEKGKVYFSKVLMKPGKPLTFAEIRAKPTESMLGKTVLAFGLPGNPVSCLVCFNIFVVPTIRQLAGWTSPHPLRVRLRLQEPIKSDPIRPEFHRAIIKWKDNDGSGTPGFVAESTGHQMSSRLLSMRSANALLELPATGNVLSAGSSVSAIIVSDISAFSIDKKASLSEPGSIRKEKKYDEVPGPEYKVAILTVSDTVSAGAGPDRSGPRAVSVVDSSSEKLGGAKVVATAVVPDEVERIKDILQKWSDVDEMDLILTLGGTGFTPRDVTPEATKKVIERETPGLLFVMMQESLKITPFAMLSRSAAGIRGSTLIINMPGNPNAVAECMEALLPALKHALKQIKGDKREKHPKHIPHAEATLPTDTWDQSYKSAYETGEKKEEAGCSCTH
- the B73 gene encoding molybdopterin biosynthesis CNX1 protein / molybdenum cofactor biosynthesis enzyme CNX1 (CNX1), with protein sequence MVKVYPMPIVAILSTGDELVEPTAGTLGRGQIRDSNRAMLVAAVMQQQCKVVDLGIVRDDRKELEKVLDEAVSSGVDIILTSGGVSMGDRDFVKPLLEEKGKVYFSKVLMKPGKPLTFAEIRAKPTESMLGKTVLAFGLPGNPVSCLVCFNIFVVPTIRQLAGWTSPHPLRVRLRLQEPIKSDPIRPEFHRAIIKWKDNDGSGTPGFVAESTGHQMSSRLLSMRSANALLELPATGNVLSAGSSVSAIIVSDISAFSIDKKASLSEPGSIRKEKKYDEVPGPEYKVAILTVSDTVSAGAGPDRSGPRAVSVVDSSSEKLGGAKVVATAVVPDEVERIKDILQKWSDVDEMDLILTLGGTGFTPRDVTPEATKKVIERETPGLLFVMMQESLKITPFAMLSRSAAGIRGSTLIINMPGNPNAVAECMEALLPALKHALKQIKGDKREKHPKHIPHAEATLPTDTWDQSYKSAYETGEKKEEAGCSCTH